The Aureimonas mangrovi genome includes a region encoding these proteins:
- a CDS encoding GNAT family N-acetyltransferase, whose amino-acid sequence MTRFAQPAEFQIAEPVALPSGRCEGMRRLRTSDTAAFRDHLLRLDARGRRLRFGSPVNDAFIERYAADALTDEGCIIGLFSDGILRGAAELCGLGRDGAKAEAAFSLEADLRGRGLGSRLFEEILAEARRAGIRSLAVHFLRENVAMRKIVARHSPKLEIEGAEVTATIRLDMADRLAPLRPLGSPAPVSLPEPA is encoded by the coding sequence ATGACTCGCTTCGCCCAACCCGCAGAATTCCAGATCGCCGAGCCGGTGGCCCTGCCGTCCGGCCGCTGCGAAGGAATGCGGCGCCTGCGCACTTCGGACACCGCAGCTTTTCGCGATCATCTCCTGCGCCTGGACGCGCGAGGGCGCAGGCTGCGCTTCGGCTCGCCGGTCAACGACGCCTTCATCGAACGTTATGCCGCCGACGCGCTGACGGACGAGGGCTGCATCATCGGCCTTTTCAGCGACGGCATCCTGCGTGGGGCGGCCGAGCTCTGCGGGCTGGGACGCGACGGTGCAAAGGCCGAAGCGGCCTTCTCGCTCGAGGCCGATCTGCGCGGGCGGGGGCTCGGCAGCAGGCTCTTCGAGGAAATCCTCGCCGAGGCGCGCCGGGCTGGCATCCGTTCGCTCGCGGTGCACTTCCTTCGCGAGAACGTCGCGATGCGCAAGATCGTCGCCCGCCATTCGCCGAAGCTCGAGATCGAGGGCGCGGAAGTGACGGCGACGATCAGGCTCGACATGGCCGACCGCCTGGCACCGCTGCGCCCCCTCGGTTCTCCCGCGCCCGTCAGCCTTCCCGAGCCTGCCTGA
- a CDS encoding arylesterase, which translates to MPRFQLPSALVLAFVTGTLAVQAHAQERLQVVAFGDSLVAGYGLAPGESFPEKLQVALSERGYDVDVVNAGVSGDTTSAGLARLDWSVPESADLVIVELGANDALRGVSAQVTERNLDEILTRLSARGDTEVVLAGMIAPPNMGGDYARDFNPVYEAVAERHGVALYPFFLDGVAADASLNLEDGMHPNADGIDVIVERFAPFLIERLEALRQAREG; encoded by the coding sequence ATGCCGCGCTTCCAACTGCCCTCCGCCCTCGTTCTCGCCTTCGTGACGGGCACACTCGCCGTGCAGGCCCATGCGCAGGAGCGGCTGCAGGTCGTCGCCTTCGGCGACAGCCTCGTCGCCGGCTACGGTCTCGCGCCGGGCGAGAGCTTTCCCGAGAAGCTGCAGGTCGCCTTGAGCGAGCGCGGCTACGACGTCGATGTGGTGAACGCGGGCGTGTCCGGCGACACGACCTCGGCCGGGCTCGCCCGGCTCGACTGGTCGGTACCCGAAAGCGCCGACCTCGTGATCGTGGAACTCGGCGCCAACGATGCGCTACGCGGCGTATCGGCGCAGGTGACCGAGCGCAATCTCGACGAGATCCTGACGCGGCTCTCCGCGCGCGGCGATACGGAAGTTGTGCTGGCAGGGATGATCGCGCCGCCGAACATGGGCGGCGACTACGCGCGCGACTTCAACCCTGTCTACGAGGCGGTCGCCGAACGGCACGGAGTGGCGCTCTACCCGTTCTTCCTCGACGGCGTCGCGGCGGACGCCTCGCTCAACCTCGAAGACGGCATGCATCCGAATGCGGACGGTATCGACGTGATCGTGGAGCGCTTCGCCCCGTTCCTGATCGAGCGCCTGGAGGCGCTCAGGCAGGCTCGGGAAGGCTGA
- a CDS encoding ABC transporter ATP-binding protein yields the protein MEEPAIRLRKVHLTLGEGRSAVHVLKGIDLTVARGESVGIVGPSGSGKSTLLMVLAGLERADEGLVEIAGQSLGGLSEDRLAAFRGRHVGIVFQSFHLIPNMTALENVAVPLELAGHSDAFGRAREELAAVGLAQRVEHYPGSLSGGEQQRVALARALAPEPAILIADEPTGNLDAETGRVIADLLFSESERRAMTLVLVTHDSGLAARCSREVAVRSGEIRSEPQAAPAPHLVAGAAQ from the coding sequence TTGGAAGAACCTGCGATCCGGTTACGAAAGGTTCATCTGACGCTTGGCGAGGGGCGCAGCGCCGTCCATGTCCTGAAAGGGATCGACCTCACCGTGGCGCGGGGCGAATCCGTCGGCATCGTCGGGCCGTCCGGTTCGGGCAAGTCGACGCTGCTGATGGTTCTCGCCGGGCTCGAGCGGGCCGACGAAGGGCTCGTCGAGATCGCGGGGCAGTCCCTCGGGGGACTGAGCGAGGATCGGCTCGCCGCCTTCCGGGGCCGCCATGTCGGCATCGTCTTCCAGTCCTTCCACCTCATTCCGAACATGACGGCGCTCGAGAACGTCGCGGTGCCGCTGGAACTCGCCGGCCACTCCGACGCCTTCGGCCGGGCGCGCGAGGAACTCGCCGCTGTCGGTCTTGCGCAGCGCGTCGAGCATTATCCCGGCTCGCTCTCGGGCGGCGAGCAGCAACGCGTGGCGCTCGCCCGCGCGCTGGCGCCCGAACCGGCGATCCTCATCGCCGACGAGCCGACCGGCAATCTCGACGCCGAGACCGGCCGGGTCATCGCGGACCTTCTCTTCTCCGAGAGCGAGCGGCGGGCGATGACGCTCGTGCTCGTCACGCACGATTCCGGGCTCGCCGCCCGCTGCTCGCGCGAGGTCGCGGTGCGCTCCGGCGAGATCCGTTCGGAACCGCAGGCCGCGCCCGCTCCGCACCTCGTCGCGGGAGCGGCGCAGTGA
- a CDS encoding ABC transporter permease: MRGGLKGFYIFLACITLGVASIAAVNSVSQMMTEGIAQEGRAILGGDLRFGLTQRLASEEERAWLAEQGAVSQSAALRSMARLPDASDQALTEVKAVDGAYPLVGSVETEPSLPLAELLAERDGRYGAVAAAELFARLNLDVGDIVRVGDADIELRAVLTREPDLLSDGFVFAPRLMMSLDGLTATDLVQPGSLVGHIYKVALSDADADPAQVIEAATERFPDAGWSTRTADRAAPALQRNIERFSQFLTLVGLTALIVGGVGVANAVNAYLDAKRPVIATFKSLGAGGNFVVAIYLIQILILAGVGIAAGLVLGAVAPFLTAGFLESVIPVAANASIYPMALLVAALFGLLTALAFALLPLGRTRDVAATALFRQGGSAARQRIRWTYAGMAAVLALLVAGLALFIASDRFVAWVFLAATACAFVILRAVAFAVQKIAARAPRVRSTPLRLAIGNIHRPGALTASVVLSLGLGLTLLVTLATIDNDLRREIGTSIAARAPNFFFVDIQNAEIEPFAERIAELSPGSELQSVPMLRGRITALNGTDVRELEVPPEGAWVLRGDRGITYDASVPANSTVTEGEWWPADYAGEPLVSFAAQEAGELGLSVGDTVTVNVLGRSITARIANLRSVEWESMSINFVMVFSPNTFAGAPHAWLATLQMGTDDFEAERAVLTGITQDFPSVTSVRVREALDAVNDLVAQLALAIRAAAAVAVVASVLVLSGALAAGNRGRIHDAVVLKTLGATRSTLIRAYATEYALLGAATAVFAIAAGALAAWFVVSRIMQLPYHFDPMVALTTLVVSLVLTIGFGLAGTWRILGQKAAPVLREL; this comes from the coding sequence ATGCGCGGCGGCCTGAAGGGCTTCTACATCTTCCTCGCCTGCATCACGCTGGGCGTCGCCTCGATCGCCGCCGTCAACTCGGTGTCGCAAATGATGACGGAGGGCATCGCGCAGGAAGGTCGGGCGATCCTGGGCGGCGATCTACGCTTCGGCCTGACGCAACGGCTCGCGAGCGAGGAGGAGCGCGCCTGGCTGGCGGAGCAGGGCGCGGTCTCGCAAAGCGCCGCGCTCCGCTCGATGGCGCGCCTGCCCGATGCCAGCGACCAGGCGCTGACCGAGGTGAAGGCCGTCGATGGCGCCTATCCGCTGGTCGGCAGCGTCGAGACCGAGCCGTCCCTGCCGCTGGCGGAACTCCTGGCCGAGCGGGACGGGCGCTACGGCGCGGTGGCGGCGGCAGAGCTCTTCGCGCGGCTGAATCTCGACGTCGGCGATATCGTGCGCGTCGGGGACGCCGACATCGAGCTGCGCGCCGTCCTGACGCGCGAGCCGGACCTTCTGTCCGATGGCTTCGTCTTCGCGCCGCGCCTGATGATGTCGCTGGACGGGCTGACGGCGACCGATCTCGTGCAGCCCGGAAGCCTCGTCGGCCACATCTACAAGGTGGCGCTCTCCGACGCCGACGCCGACCCTGCGCAGGTGATCGAAGCCGCTACCGAGCGCTTTCCCGATGCCGGCTGGTCGACGCGCACGGCCGACCGAGCAGCCCCCGCCCTTCAGCGCAATATCGAGCGCTTTTCGCAGTTCCTGACGCTCGTCGGCCTCACCGCGCTGATCGTCGGCGGCGTCGGCGTCGCCAATGCCGTCAACGCCTATCTCGATGCCAAGCGGCCCGTGATCGCGACCTTCAAGTCGCTCGGTGCCGGCGGCAATTTCGTCGTGGCGATCTACCTCATCCAGATCCTGATCCTGGCGGGCGTCGGCATCGCGGCCGGGCTTGTCCTCGGCGCGGTCGCGCCGTTCCTCACGGCCGGCTTCCTCGAAAGCGTCATCCCGGTCGCGGCGAATGCCTCGATCTACCCGATGGCGCTCCTCGTCGCTGCGCTGTTCGGGCTCCTGACCGCGCTCGCCTTTGCACTTCTGCCGCTCGGGCGCACGCGCGACGTGGCCGCGACGGCGCTCTTCCGGCAGGGCGGCAGCGCCGCGCGCCAGCGCATTCGCTGGACCTATGCCGGCATGGCGGCCGTTCTCGCGCTCCTCGTCGCCGGGCTGGCGCTGTTCATCGCGAGCGACCGCTTCGTCGCCTGGGTCTTCCTCGCGGCCACAGCCTGCGCCTTCGTGATCCTGCGCGCTGTCGCCTTCGCCGTCCAGAAGATCGCCGCGCGGGCTCCGCGCGTGCGCTCGACGCCGCTGCGCCTCGCCATCGGCAACATCCATCGCCCCGGCGCGCTCACGGCCTCCGTGGTCCTCTCGCTCGGGCTGGGGCTCACGCTTCTCGTCACCCTAGCCACGATCGACAACGACCTTCGGCGGGAGATCGGCACGTCGATCGCGGCGCGCGCACCGAACTTCTTCTTCGTCGACATCCAGAATGCCGAGATCGAACCCTTCGCTGAGCGCATCGCGGAGCTTTCGCCCGGCAGCGAGTTGCAGTCCGTGCCGATGCTGCGCGGGCGCATCACGGCACTGAACGGCACGGACGTGCGCGAACTCGAGGTGCCGCCGGAAGGCGCCTGGGTGCTGCGCGGCGATCGCGGCATCACCTACGATGCGTCGGTGCCGGCCAACTCCACCGTGACCGAGGGAGAATGGTGGCCGGCCGACTATGCCGGCGAGCCGCTCGTTTCCTTCGCCGCGCAGGAGGCGGGCGAACTCGGCCTTTCGGTCGGCGACACGGTCACGGTCAACGTCCTTGGACGATCAATCACCGCGCGGATCGCCAATCTGCGCTCGGTCGAGTGGGAGTCCATGTCGATCAACTTCGTGATGGTGTTCTCGCCGAACACCTTTGCCGGCGCGCCGCATGCCTGGCTCGCGACCCTGCAGATGGGCACGGACGACTTCGAGGCGGAACGCGCCGTCCTGACCGGCATCACGCAGGACTTTCCGTCCGTGACGAGCGTGCGCGTTCGCGAGGCGCTGGACGCGGTGAACGATCTCGTCGCCCAGCTCGCGCTCGCCATCCGCGCGGCGGCGGCGGTGGCTGTCGTGGCCTCGGTGCTCGTCCTGTCGGGGGCGCTTGCGGCCGGCAACCGGGGACGCATCCACGACGCGGTCGTCCTGAAGACGCTTGGGGCCACGCGTTCGACGCTGATCCGGGCCTACGCGACGGAATATGCGCTTCTCGGCGCGGCGACGGCGGTCTTCGCCATCGCCGCCGGAGCGCTCGCGGCCTGGTTCGTCGTCTCGCGCATCATGCAGCTGCCCTACCATTTCGATCCGATGGTGGCGCTGACGACGCTCGTCGTCTCGCTCGTGCTGACGATCGGCTTCGGGCTCGCCGGCACCTGGCGCATCCTCGGGCAGAAGGCTGCTCCCGTGCTGCGGGAGTTGTAG
- a CDS encoding Bax inhibitor-1/YccA family protein, with amino-acid sequence MADYRNYGAGVPSAGSRADASIDQGLRSYMLSVYNYMAAGLAITGVAAYGLFMLATSTTPVDGGAQVRPDLWLTPLGITVFTSPLRWVLMLAPLALVFFLSFRVHKMSLGAAQATFWSYAALVGLSLSTIFLVFTQESIVQVFFVTAASFGALSLFGYTTKRDISGWGSFLFMGLIGIILAMIVNIFLQSSALGFAVSAIGVLVFAGLTAYDTQRIKEMYYEGDGALVMGRKALMGALSLYLNFINMFMFLLQLFGNRE; translated from the coding sequence ATGGCTGACTATCGCAATTACGGGGCTGGTGTCCCGAGTGCCGGTAGCCGCGCGGATGCGAGCATCGACCAGGGGCTGCGCAGCTACATGCTGTCGGTCTACAACTACATGGCCGCCGGCCTCGCCATCACCGGCGTCGCGGCCTACGGCCTGTTCATGCTGGCGACCTCGACCACGCCGGTCGACGGTGGCGCTCAGGTCCGTCCGGACCTGTGGCTGACGCCGCTCGGCATCACGGTCTTCACCTCGCCGCTTCGCTGGGTACTGATGCTGGCACCGCTGGCTCTGGTGTTCTTCCTCTCATTCCGCGTCCATAAGATGAGCCTTGGGGCGGCGCAGGCGACCTTCTGGAGCTATGCGGCCCTCGTCGGTCTCTCGCTCTCGACGATCTTCCTTGTCTTCACGCAGGAATCCATCGTTCAGGTCTTCTTCGTGACGGCCGCGTCCTTCGGCGCCCTGTCGCTCTTCGGTTACACGACCAAGCGCGACATCTCCGGCTGGGGCTCGTTCCTGTTCATGGGCCTGATCGGCATCATCCTCGCGATGATCGTCAACATCTTCCTGCAATCGTCCGCGCTCGGCTTTGCCGTCTCGGCGATCGGCGTCCTCGTCTTCGCAGGCCTCACGGCCTACGACACGCAGCGCATCAAGGAGATGTACTACGAGGGCGACGGTGCTCTGGTGATGGGCCGCAAGGCGCTGATGGGCGCGTTGTCGCTCTACCTGAACTTCATCAACATGTTCATGTTCCTGCTGCAGCTCTTCGGCAATCGCGAGTAG
- a CDS encoding GNAT family N-acetyltransferase — MSAIALRPAAASDIPAIQTIYSHAVLNGTATFELTPPDEAEMIARFETLTRQSYPYVVACDGDGSILGYAYAGPFRARPAYRWAVEDSIYIAPQAQGRGVGGLLVARLLELCEAAGFRQMIAVIGGSDHMPSIRLHERFGFREIGIFQASGFKFGRWIDTLLMQKPLGEGNTTLPDEKTYPGTLL; from the coding sequence ATGAGCGCCATCGCCCTTCGCCCCGCCGCCGCCAGCGACATTCCCGCCATCCAGACGATCTATTCGCACGCTGTCCTCAACGGCACCGCGACCTTCGAGCTGACGCCGCCGGACGAAGCGGAGATGATCGCCCGGTTCGAAACGCTGACGCGGCAATCCTATCCCTACGTCGTCGCCTGCGATGGGGATGGTTCAATCCTCGGCTATGCCTATGCCGGCCCGTTCCGGGCGCGCCCGGCCTATCGCTGGGCGGTGGAGGACTCGATCTACATCGCCCCTCAAGCGCAGGGGCGCGGTGTCGGCGGGCTCCTCGTCGCGCGACTCCTCGAGCTGTGCGAAGCAGCGGGCTTCCGCCAGATGATCGCGGTGATTGGCGGCTCGGACCACATGCCATCCATCCGTCTCCACGAGCGCTTCGGCTTCCGCGAGATCGGCATCTTTCAGGCTTCCGGCTTCAAGTTCGGCCGCTGGATCGACACCCTTCTGATGCAGAAGCCTCTCGGCGAGGGCAACACCACGCTCCCCGACGAGAAAACCTACCCCGGAACGCTCCTCTGA
- a CDS encoding HlyC/CorC family transporter, with protein sequence MDFATFISIAGIIVLLVLSALFSGSETAFTAASNAFISRRAKEGSTNAKRLARLRDDKDRFIAAILVGNNFVNTTATALASGLLIGWFGEQGVVYASLVMTVVLVIFAEVLPKTYAIQRADETALRAAPILTLTMRLVGPIGAAVNWLLRIIFRLFGIQPATARAGQTEEELQGLIDIYGTDEIAEARAVAIEERQMLRGVLALDDMTLDEVMTQRSRIIGLPENGSPRELLSILSKSRHSRMPIWAGGDEVAGIVDARAALRALEAADWDSERIDLKASAMEVVYVPETRSLREQLHSFRLTPNKMALVVDEYGALTGLVTLDDILEVVVGQIAERGEQIIGDPDDSGVVVVRGDTRLREINRALGWDLPQEETSTIGGLAVRREKGLPAVGGRIEIGDYVLTILERHGLRIDSIEIRRTRPREDAEA encoded by the coding sequence ATGGACTTCGCAACCTTCATCTCGATCGCCGGCATCATCGTGCTGCTCGTCCTCTCCGCGCTCTTTTCGGGCAGCGAGACGGCCTTCACGGCCGCCAGCAACGCCTTCATTTCGCGCCGCGCCAAGGAGGGCAGCACCAACGCCAAACGCCTCGCGCGGCTGCGGGACGATAAGGATCGCTTCATCGCGGCAATCCTCGTCGGCAACAATTTCGTCAACACCACCGCGACGGCGCTGGCCTCGGGCCTTCTGATCGGCTGGTTCGGTGAGCAGGGCGTCGTCTACGCCTCGCTCGTGATGACCGTCGTCCTCGTTATTTTCGCCGAGGTCCTGCCCAAGACCTACGCGATCCAGCGCGCCGACGAGACCGCGCTGCGCGCCGCCCCGATCCTGACGCTGACGATGCGCCTCGTCGGGCCGATCGGCGCGGCGGTGAACTGGCTCCTGCGCATCATCTTCCGCCTCTTCGGTATCCAGCCCGCGACCGCGAGGGCCGGCCAGACGGAGGAGGAGCTGCAGGGCCTCATCGATATCTACGGCACCGACGAGATCGCCGAGGCGCGCGCCGTCGCCATCGAGGAGCGCCAGATGCTGCGCGGCGTCCTCGCCCTCGACGACATGACGCTCGACGAAGTGATGACACAGCGCAGCCGCATTATCGGCCTGCCCGAGAACGGGAGCCCGCGCGAGCTTCTGTCGATCCTGTCGAAGTCCCGTCATTCGCGCATGCCGATCTGGGCGGGTGGCGACGAGGTGGCGGGCATCGTCGACGCGCGTGCGGCGCTTCGCGCGCTGGAGGCCGCAGACTGGGACAGCGAGCGCATCGACCTCAAGGCGAGCGCGATGGAGGTCGTCTATGTGCCCGAGACGCGTTCGCTCCGCGAACAGCTCCATTCCTTCCGTTTGACGCCGAACAAGATGGCGCTCGTCGTTGATGAATACGGCGCGTTGACAGGCCTCGTGACGCTCGACGACATCCTCGAGGTCGTCGTGGGGCAGATCGCGGAGCGCGGCGAGCAGATCATCGGCGATCCGGACGACAGCGGCGTCGTCGTGGTGCGTGGCGATACGCGCCTGCGCGAGATCAACCGTGCGCTCGGATGGGACCTTCCGCAGGAGGAAACCTCCACGATCGGCGGCCTCGCTGTGCGACGCGAAAAGGGGCTGCCGGCGGTCGGCGGCCGGATCGAGATCGGCGATTACGTCCTGACGATCCTCGAGCGCCACGGACTGCGCATCGACAGCATCGAAATTCGTCGAACCCGCCCGCGCGAAGACGCCGAGGCCTGA
- a CDS encoding DUF2794 domain-containing protein: MDLAEIRRSTAQPIVSFDRRELSEILKVYGRMVAAGEWRDYAIDTLKDRAVFSIFRRSSEMPLFRIEKEPRLARRQGAYSVVAAGGMILKRGHELAQVLRVFDKSLKLVSD; this comes from the coding sequence ATCGATCTGGCTGAGATCCGCCGCTCCACCGCTCAGCCGATCGTCTCCTTCGACCGGCGTGAACTCTCCGAAATCCTGAAGGTCTATGGCCGCATGGTCGCCGCCGGCGAATGGCGGGACTACGCGATCGACACCTTGAAGGACCGTGCGGTGTTCTCGATCTTCCGCCGATCTTCCGAGATGCCGCTCTTCCGCATCGAGAAGGAGCCGCGCCTCGCTCGCCGGCAGGGCGCCTATTCTGTCGTCGCGGCCGGCGGCATGATCCTCAAGCGCGGGCATGAACTCGCGCAGGTGCTGCGCGTCTTCGACAAGAGCCTGAAACTCGTCAGCGACTGA
- a CDS encoding DUF1223 domain-containing protein, whose translation MRGVLELFTSQGCSSCPPADEILSRYAASGDVLALSYHVDYWDYIGWKDALASRQNTDRQKAYGKTFGHRTVYTPQLVVNGSSEVEGAKSGDVAAAIDAEDLRSEPGAGEITLSQDGPTVRISALAPAARPSADRETVLVLVTYRRETQTQVSRGENEGRTLVNHHSVRDWRVVGKVTGKSMEIDMPVSMLADPDGAPTGCAVFLQEMTAKGVPGPIRAAAMLDLAP comes from the coding sequence GTGCGCGGAGTCCTCGAGCTCTTCACCAGCCAGGGCTGCTCGTCCTGCCCCCCGGCCGACGAGATCCTGTCGCGCTACGCCGCGAGCGGCGACGTTCTGGCCCTCTCCTACCATGTGGACTACTGGGACTATATCGGCTGGAAGGACGCGCTCGCGAGCCGCCAGAACACCGACCGGCAGAAGGCCTACGGCAAGACCTTCGGCCATCGAACGGTCTACACGCCGCAACTCGTCGTGAACGGCAGCAGCGAGGTGGAGGGTGCCAAGTCCGGCGACGTCGCCGCCGCGATCGACGCCGAAGACCTTCGCAGCGAGCCCGGCGCCGGCGAGATCACGCTTTCCCAGGACGGCCCCACGGTGCGCATCAGCGCCCTTGCGCCGGCCGCGCGCCCGAGCGCGGACCGGGAGACGGTGCTTGTCCTCGTCACCTATCGCCGCGAGACGCAGACGCAGGTTTCGCGAGGGGAGAACGAGGGGCGCACGCTCGTGAACCACCATTCGGTGCGCGACTGGCGCGTCGTCGGCAAGGTGACGGGCAAGTCGATGGAGATCGACATGCCCGTCTCCATGTTGGCCGACCCGGACGGAGCGCCGACGGGCTGCGCCGTGTTCCTGCAGGAGATGACGGCCAAGGGCGTGCCCGGCCCGATCCGCGCCGCCGCCATGCTGGATCTTGCCCCATAG